Proteins from one Planctomyces sp. SH-PL62 genomic window:
- a CDS encoding DUF1501 domain-containing protein produces the protein MRNDGAPPPSRAPHGQFCGRTRREFLWETGGGFTATALAGLLSQDGFLGRRARAADAAPPFVNPLAPKSPPKTGKAKSVIFLFMYGGPSHVDTFDHKPRLYPLDGKTIEVKTFGRGGKRNEGRVVGPKWAFRPYGESGKMISDLFPNLGTCADDMAFVHSMYAESPIHGSAMLMMNSGRILSGNPCLGSWVTYGLGSENQNLPGFVVMLDKTGGPISGPKNWSSGYMPAVYQGTVLRADGVPIHDLSPPEGTDRALQRRLLDRLREKNEEHRVPRADNSELAARIASYELAFQMQQHAPEAVDYSQESAETLALYGVDRPETADFGRKCLLARRLVERGVRFIQVYSGGAHNDDNWDAHGDIVSNHTKHAGRTDRPIAGLIKDLKRRGLLDETLIVWGGEFGRQPTAEFAEGTGRDHNSYGFTVWLAGGGIQGGVSVGSTDELGSAAVDDRFHVKNLHATILDRLGFDPNALAYFYGGLDQKLVGVEGAEPIHQLI, from the coding sequence ATGCGAAACGACGGTGCCCCTCCCCCCTCGCGCGCCCCGCACGGCCAGTTCTGCGGCCGTACCCGCCGGGAGTTCCTGTGGGAGACCGGCGGCGGCTTCACCGCGACGGCCCTCGCCGGGCTGCTGTCGCAGGACGGCTTCCTGGGTCGACGAGCCCGCGCCGCCGACGCCGCGCCGCCGTTCGTCAACCCGCTCGCCCCCAAGTCCCCCCCGAAAACGGGCAAGGCCAAGAGCGTCATCTTCCTGTTCATGTACGGCGGCCCGAGCCACGTCGACACCTTCGACCACAAGCCGAGGCTCTACCCGCTCGACGGCAAGACGATCGAGGTGAAGACCTTCGGCCGAGGGGGCAAGCGCAACGAGGGCCGGGTCGTCGGCCCCAAGTGGGCGTTCCGCCCCTACGGCGAGTCGGGCAAGATGATCTCGGACCTGTTCCCGAACCTGGGGACGTGCGCCGACGACATGGCGTTCGTCCACTCGATGTACGCCGAATCGCCGATCCACGGCTCGGCCATGCTGATGATGAACTCGGGCCGGATCCTCAGCGGCAACCCCTGCCTCGGCTCCTGGGTGACGTACGGGCTGGGCAGCGAGAACCAGAACCTCCCCGGCTTCGTCGTCATGCTCGACAAGACCGGCGGACCGATCAGCGGGCCCAAGAACTGGTCGAGCGGCTACATGCCGGCCGTCTACCAGGGGACCGTCCTCCGCGCCGACGGCGTGCCGATCCACGACCTCTCCCCCCCCGAGGGGACCGACCGCGCCCTCCAGCGTCGGCTCCTGGACCGCCTCCGGGAGAAGAACGAGGAGCACCGCGTCCCCCGCGCCGACAACTCCGAGCTGGCCGCGCGGATCGCCAGCTATGAGCTGGCCTTCCAGATGCAGCAGCACGCCCCGGAGGCCGTCGACTACTCCCAGGAGAGCGCGGAGACGCTGGCCCTCTACGGCGTCGACCGACCCGAGACCGCCGACTTCGGCCGGAAGTGCCTGCTCGCCCGCCGACTCGTCGAGCGCGGGGTCCGGTTCATCCAGGTCTACTCCGGCGGGGCCCACAACGACGACAACTGGGACGCCCACGGAGACATCGTCTCCAACCATACCAAGCACGCGGGCCGGACCGACAGGCCCATCGCCGGGCTCATCAAGGACCTCAAGCGCCGGGGCCTGCTCGACGAGACCCTGATCGTCTGGGGGGGCGAGTTCGGCCGCCAGCCGACCGCCGAATTCGCCGAGGGGACCGGCCGCGACCATAACTCCTACGGCTTCACCGTCTGGCTCGCCGGCGGCGGGATCCAGGGGGGCGTGAGCGTCGGCTCGACCGACGAGCTGGGGAGCGCCGCGGTCGACGACCGGTTCCACGTCAAGAACCTCCACGCCACGATCCTCGACCGGCTCGGCTTCGACCCCAACGCCCTCGCCTACTTCTACGGCGGCCTCGACCAGAAGCTCGTCGGCGTCGAGGGCGCCGAGCCGATCCATCAACTGATCTAG
- a CDS encoding carbohydrate-binding family 9-like protein, with protein sequence MRPRTSPAVLILLASGFAGLADRAVAEPPVTRKASCAWASEAPTLDGKLDDACWRAAKPVTDFAALWLGESRPGTRARLAWDDEALYYAAEMDDAELRAFGRNRNDHLWEGDVFEMFFKPREDQPGYYEFQVNPLATVFEVAFPKRGALDHAFRDEPPLGHEAAVVLRGTLDRPGDVDEGWTVEGRIPWSAFAPTGGRPKVGDAWRFALCRYDYGPEGTKPALMSSAPLTVPNFHRYEDYGVLQFEGPDAARP encoded by the coding sequence ATGCGACCGAGAACCTCGCCGGCCGTCCTGATCCTCCTCGCCTCCGGATTCGCCGGGCTCGCCGATCGGGCGGTCGCCGAACCCCCGGTCACGCGCAAGGCCTCCTGCGCCTGGGCGAGCGAGGCCCCGACGCTCGACGGCAAGCTCGACGACGCCTGCTGGCGCGCCGCCAAGCCCGTCACCGACTTCGCCGCCCTCTGGCTCGGCGAGTCCCGGCCCGGCACCCGCGCCCGGCTCGCCTGGGACGACGAAGCCCTGTATTACGCGGCCGAGATGGACGACGCCGAGCTTCGGGCGTTCGGCCGCAATCGCAACGACCACCTCTGGGAAGGGGACGTCTTCGAGATGTTCTTCAAGCCCCGCGAGGACCAGCCCGGCTACTACGAGTTCCAGGTCAACCCGCTGGCCACGGTCTTCGAGGTCGCGTTCCCGAAGCGCGGCGCGCTCGACCACGCCTTCCGCGACGAGCCCCCGCTCGGCCACGAGGCGGCCGTCGTCCTCCGGGGCACGCTCGACCGTCCGGGCGACGTCGACGAGGGCTGGACCGTCGAAGGCCGCATCCCCTGGTCGGCGTTCGCCCCCACCGGCGGCCGCCCCAAAGTCGGCGACGCCTGGCGGTTCGCCCTCTGCCGGTACGACTACGGACCGGAGGGGACCAAGCCCGCCCTCATGAGCTCGGCCCCCCTGACGGTCCCCAACTTCCACCGCTACGAGGACTACGGCGTCCTCCAATTCGAAGGCCCGGACGCCGCCAGGCCCTGA
- a CDS encoding bile acid:sodium symporter family protein yields the protein MIERLSHWIHRHLLFCIAAAYVAARTSPTAGLWLRNVRAFEFEAGGGRIEASGPALLLALLLFNAGLRARPDRMREIARRPSVVLAGLLANMMIPLLYLAALAPALVAWHDPVEASSLVVGLALVAAMPIAGSSTGWAQSVGADMSLSLGLVVGSTLLSPIATPALLRFAGLAFPGEAANDLLALAGRGTGAFLAAWVLVPSLLGMAARRLASTTLVERLERALKSAATLALLALCYSNAAACLPQALADPDWDFLGAALALSTGLCILTFFGGYAIGRLLRAGRPQRTALMFGMGMNNNGTGLVLASTILASEPLVLLPIIVYNLVQHVVAGCVGRLCAADAA from the coding sequence ATGATCGAGCGATTGAGCCACTGGATTCATCGGCATTTGCTGTTCTGCATCGCGGCGGCCTACGTCGCGGCCCGGACGAGCCCGACGGCCGGGCTCTGGCTTCGGAACGTCCGCGCATTCGAGTTCGAGGCTGGTGGTGGGCGGATCGAGGCGTCGGGGCCGGCTCTGCTGCTGGCGCTTCTGCTGTTCAACGCGGGGTTGCGGGCTCGTCCCGACCGGATGCGGGAGATCGCTCGGCGGCCCTCGGTGGTGCTGGCGGGCCTGCTCGCCAACATGATGATCCCGCTGCTGTACCTGGCGGCGCTGGCACCGGCGCTCGTCGCCTGGCACGACCCGGTCGAGGCGTCGAGCCTGGTCGTCGGCCTGGCCCTGGTGGCGGCGATGCCGATCGCGGGATCCTCGACCGGGTGGGCGCAGAGCGTCGGCGCGGACATGTCCCTCAGCCTGGGGCTCGTGGTCGGCTCGACGCTGCTCAGCCCGATCGCCACGCCGGCCCTGCTCCGGTTCGCGGGCCTGGCGTTTCCGGGGGAGGCCGCGAACGACCTGCTCGCCCTGGCCGGGCGTGGGACGGGAGCCTTCCTGGCCGCCTGGGTGCTGGTCCCGTCGCTGCTCGGGATGGCGGCCCGCCGGCTCGCGTCGACGACGCTGGTCGAACGGCTGGAACGCGCGCTCAAGTCGGCGGCGACGCTTGCGCTCCTGGCTCTCTGCTATTCGAACGCGGCGGCCTGTCTGCCGCAGGCGCTCGCCGACCCGGACTGGGACTTCCTGGGCGCGGCCCTGGCTTTATCAACGGGGCTTTGCATACTCACCTTTTTTGGCGGTTATGCGATTGGTCGTCTTTTGCGGGCCGGACGGCCACAGCGCACGGCGCTGATGTTCGGGATGGGGATGAACAACAACGGCACGGGACTGGTTCTGGCGTCGACGATCCTGGCGTCGGAGCCCCTGGTGCTCCTGCCGATCATCGTCTACAACCTCGTGCAGCACGTCGTCGCCGGCTGCGTCGGCCGCCTGTGCGCGGCCGACGCGGCGTGA
- a CDS encoding PepSY-like domain-containing protein, with product MRMLLLKSLGVMILAAAASSISVASADDAPKAVVDAVKAKFPKAEIKHVDKEEEDGEVVYELRLQNGADRVEVEVREDGRILQIETEVKPADLPRPVADLVAAKHPGKPVKKAEKVVKFEKGAEVVTYEVVVEADGKKIEIEATPAGKLVDADGDDEHEEKDED from the coding sequence ATGAGGATGCTGCTTCTGAAGTCTCTCGGTGTGATGATCCTGGCTGCCGCGGCCAGCTCGATCTCGGTCGCCTCGGCGGACGACGCTCCCAAGGCGGTGGTGGACGCCGTCAAGGCGAAGTTCCCCAAGGCCGAAATCAAGCACGTCGACAAGGAGGAGGAGGACGGGGAGGTCGTCTATGAGTTGAGGCTTCAGAACGGCGCCGATCGAGTCGAGGTCGAGGTGCGTGAGGACGGCCGGATCCTCCAGATCGAGACCGAGGTCAAGCCGGCCGACCTCCCCAGGCCGGTCGCCGACCTCGTCGCCGCGAAGCACCCCGGCAAGCCGGTCAAGAAGGCCGAGAAGGTCGTCAAGTTCGAGAAGGGCGCCGAGGTCGTGACCTACGAGGTCGTGGTGGAAGCCGATGGCAAGAAGATCGAGATCGAGGCCACCCCGGCCGGCAAGCTCGTCGACGCCGATGGCGACGACGAGCACGAGGAGAAAGACGAGGATTGA
- a CDS encoding response regulator transcription factor, which produces MLGLKVLVIEDDEEIADFLVRGLREEGFTVDSAATGPDGWLALSRGACDLVVLDWWLPGVDGLTLLKRFRQAGHDAPVLLLTARDALSDKVSGLDGGADDYLCKPFDYEEFLARVRVLARRRAASASAVLSYADVRVDLRTQRVERAGRVVELTAKQQALLVFFLNRPDEVLTRTRIYEHVWDERYDGSSNTLEFHVMELRRRLEAHGPRLIHTARGRGYVFGARDAEGEAR; this is translated from the coding sequence ATGCTCGGCCTGAAGGTGCTGGTGATCGAGGATGACGAGGAGATCGCCGATTTCCTGGTGCGGGGGCTCCGTGAGGAGGGCTTCACGGTCGATTCGGCCGCGACCGGCCCCGACGGCTGGCTCGCCCTCTCGCGGGGCGCCTGCGACCTCGTCGTACTCGACTGGTGGCTCCCCGGGGTCGACGGGCTCACGCTCTTGAAACGCTTCCGACAGGCCGGGCACGACGCCCCCGTCCTCCTCCTCACCGCGCGCGACGCCCTCTCCGACAAGGTCAGCGGCCTCGACGGCGGCGCGGACGACTATCTCTGCAAGCCGTTCGACTACGAGGAATTCCTGGCTCGCGTCCGCGTCCTGGCGCGGCGGCGGGCCGCCTCCGCCTCGGCGGTCCTCTCCTACGCCGACGTCCGCGTCGACCTCCGCACCCAGCGGGTCGAGCGGGCGGGCCGCGTCGTGGAACTCACCGCCAAGCAGCAGGCCCTGCTCGTCTTCTTCCTCAACCGCCCCGACGAGGTCCTCACGCGCACCCGGATTTACGAGCACGTCTGGGACGAGCGCTACGACGGCTCCTCGAACACCCTGGAGTTCCACGTCATGGAGCTCCGACGCCGGCTGGAAGCGCACGGCCCCCGGCTCATCCACACCGCCCGGGGACGTGGCTACGTCTTCGGCGCGCGGGACGCCGAGGGGGAGGCGCGATGA
- a CDS encoding sensor histidine kinase, with the protein MTLHARISRFFLATLAIVLFGFSTLLYAVSARYLHRRTEDRVESILNTLAAAAEITPGGVEWEPEERSLSFGRRAPEGGFQWTVSDERGAAIDGSTPRTILARDDPDRSLDGRRAFRMKDERGLGWAVGVRVLAPETAGFPAAPGLAPDIHPALILRAAVATADVEVALRNLSLFLAGASIGVWVPAFLAGRRLVRRALLPLTEMALAAHEIRGDDLAMRLPTPATGDELEELGGSFNALLGRLQESFERQRRFTGDASHQLRTPLTAIQGQVDLALRRDREPEEYRRTLELVRRKTQHLRRIVEALLFLARADRESSEPALQVVDLAEWLPEHLHAWREPPRAAEIRLETSGEPPMAVAAHVALLAEMVDNLVDNATRHGRSGTPVAVGLARRGGRIELTVEDRGPGVSAADLPHLFEPFYQTEGARSRGAGGVGLGLSIVKRLAEVFGATVAVASEPGRGARFLVRFPEAANEAATNAESSPATTA; encoded by the coding sequence ATGACCCTCCACGCCCGGATCTCCCGGTTCTTCCTGGCGACGCTCGCGATCGTCCTGTTCGGGTTCTCGACCCTCCTCTACGCCGTCTCCGCTCGCTATCTCCATCGCCGGACCGAGGACCGGGTCGAGTCGATCCTCAACACGCTCGCCGCCGCGGCCGAGATCACGCCCGGGGGGGTCGAATGGGAACCCGAGGAGCGGAGCCTCTCGTTCGGCCGCAGGGCTCCCGAGGGGGGATTCCAGTGGACCGTGTCCGACGAGCGAGGCGCGGCGATCGACGGCTCGACGCCCCGGACGATCCTGGCTCGCGACGACCCGGACCGTTCCCTCGACGGCCGCCGCGCGTTCCGGATGAAGGACGAGCGTGGGCTCGGCTGGGCCGTCGGCGTCCGGGTGCTGGCCCCCGAGACGGCCGGCTTCCCCGCCGCGCCGGGACTCGCGCCAGACATCCACCCCGCCCTGATCCTCCGGGCCGCCGTCGCGACCGCGGACGTGGAAGTCGCGCTGCGAAACCTCAGCCTGTTCCTGGCCGGGGCGTCGATCGGGGTCTGGGTTCCGGCGTTTCTCGCCGGCCGCCGGTTGGTCCGCCGCGCCTTGCTCCCGCTGACGGAGATGGCCCTGGCGGCCCATGAGATCCGAGGCGACGACCTCGCGATGCGGCTCCCGACCCCCGCGACCGGGGACGAGTTGGAAGAGCTCGGCGGCTCGTTCAACGCGCTCCTGGGACGGCTCCAGGAGTCCTTCGAACGCCAGCGGCGGTTCACCGGCGACGCCTCCCACCAGCTTCGCACCCCGCTGACCGCCATCCAGGGGCAGGTCGACCTCGCCCTCCGTCGCGATCGCGAACCGGAGGAGTACCGCCGGACGCTGGAACTGGTCCGGCGCAAGACGCAGCACCTGCGGCGGATCGTCGAGGCCCTGCTCTTCCTGGCGCGGGCGGACCGCGAATCGTCCGAGCCCGCGCTCCAGGTCGTGGATCTTGCGGAGTGGCTCCCCGAGCACCTACACGCCTGGCGCGAGCCGCCGCGAGCCGCGGAGATCCGCCTGGAGACGTCCGGCGAGCCGCCGATGGCGGTCGCGGCCCACGTCGCGCTCCTGGCCGAGATGGTCGACAACCTCGTCGACAACGCGACCCGGCACGGCCGGTCCGGGACGCCGGTCGCGGTCGGCCTGGCGCGCCGGGGAGGCCGGATCGAATTGACGGTGGAGGACCGGGGTCCGGGCGTCTCCGCGGCCGACCTTCCTCACCTGTTCGAGCCGTTCTACCAGACGGAGGGGGCTCGAAGCCGAGGGGCGGGGGGCGTCGGGCTCGGCCTCTCGATCGTGAAGCGGCTCGCCGAGGTCTTCGGCGCGACGGTCGCCGTCGCGAGCGAGCCGGGACGCGGCGCGAGGTTCCTGGTGAGGTTCCCCGAAGCCGCGAATGAGGCCGCGACGAATGCCGAGTCCTCGCCCGCGACGACCGCCTGA
- a CDS encoding DEAD/DEAH box helicase translates to MAEKGTKQAAEPGFSSLGLDPRLVEALTGLGYEEPSPIQREAIPVLLTGKDLVGQAATGTGKTAAFALPMLHRLTELDKKSPRPFALVLVPTRELAMQVAEAVHRYGRPMGASVLPVYGGQAYGPQIRALERGTDVVIATPGRALDLIKRKTLRLDGIRIVVLDEADEMLDMGFAEDIESILSDTPKERQTVLFSATLPPRIAAISRKHLTDPQKIQIHREPSAPGTVPLVKQTAYIVPRGHKLATLGRVLDIENPTSAIVFCRRRNEVDELVETLSARGCRVEGLHGGMTQEQRNRVMKKFRSETAELLIATDVAARGLDIQQLSHVINFDVPVEAESYVHRIGRVGRAGREGIAITLAEPREHRQLRIIEQATGQKIAIEKIPTVADLRARRLELTRASIREAVVGAELERYRVIVESLASEFDLMDVAMAAAKLLHQSIGADSQQEEEDIPDVEMQRDRPFRDARGAGPRAPSRNPRDRKRPGDSRGVNMTRLFVGAGRAAGVRPQDLVGAITGEAGLTGRQVGDIDIADRFSLVEVPSELADSVIDALRGSRIKGRSVTVRRERSDNE, encoded by the coding sequence ATGGCAGAGAAGGGTACGAAGCAGGCGGCCGAGCCGGGTTTTTCATCGTTGGGGCTGGATCCCCGGCTGGTCGAGGCCCTGACGGGGCTCGGCTATGAGGAGCCGTCTCCGATCCAGCGCGAGGCGATCCCGGTCCTGCTGACGGGGAAGGACCTGGTCGGTCAGGCGGCGACCGGGACGGGCAAGACGGCCGCCTTCGCCCTGCCGATGCTCCACCGGCTCACGGAGCTCGACAAGAAGAGCCCCCGACCGTTCGCCCTGGTCCTGGTCCCGACCCGCGAGCTGGCCATGCAGGTGGCCGAGGCCGTGCACCGTTACGGTCGACCGATGGGGGCCTCGGTCCTCCCGGTCTACGGCGGGCAGGCTTACGGGCCCCAGATCCGCGCCCTGGAGCGCGGGACCGACGTCGTCATCGCCACGCCGGGCCGCGCGCTCGACCTGATCAAGCGCAAGACGCTCCGGCTGGACGGGATCCGCATCGTCGTGCTCGACGAGGCGGACGAGATGCTCGACATGGGGTTCGCCGAGGATATCGAGTCGATCCTCTCGGACACGCCCAAGGAGCGCCAGACGGTCCTCTTCTCGGCGACCCTGCCGCCCCGGATCGCGGCCATCTCCCGGAAGCATCTGACCGACCCGCAGAAAATCCAGATCCATCGCGAGCCCTCCGCCCCCGGGACGGTCCCGCTGGTCAAGCAGACGGCGTACATCGTCCCCCGGGGCCACAAGCTGGCGACTCTGGGCCGGGTGCTCGACATCGAGAACCCGACCTCGGCGATCGTCTTCTGCCGCCGCCGCAACGAGGTCGACGAGCTGGTCGAGACGCTGAGCGCCCGCGGCTGCCGCGTCGAGGGGCTGCACGGCGGCATGACGCAGGAGCAGCGCAACCGCGTCATGAAGAAGTTCCGGAGCGAGACGGCGGAACTCCTGATCGCCACCGACGTCGCCGCCCGCGGGCTCGACATCCAGCAGCTCTCGCACGTCATCAACTTCGACGTCCCGGTCGAGGCCGAGTCGTACGTCCACCGGATCGGCCGCGTCGGTCGCGCCGGCCGTGAAGGGATCGCGATCACCCTGGCCGAACCCCGCGAGCATCGCCAGCTCCGGATCATCGAGCAGGCCACCGGCCAGAAGATCGCCATCGAGAAGATTCCCACGGTGGCCGACCTCCGGGCCCGCCGGCTGGAGCTGACCCGCGCGTCGATCCGCGAGGCGGTCGTCGGGGCGGAGCTGGAACGCTACCGGGTGATCGTCGAGTCGCTGGCGAGCGAGTTCGACCTCATGGACGTGGCGATGGCCGCGGCCAAGCTGCTCCACCAGTCGATCGGGGCCGACTCCCAGCAAGAGGAGGAGGACATCCCCGACGTCGAGATGCAGCGCGACCGGCCGTTCCGCGACGCCCGGGGCGCGGGGCCGCGCGCCCCGTCGCGCAACCCCCGCGACCGCAAGCGGCCGGGCGACAGCCGGGGCGTGAACATGACCCGCCTGTTCGTCGGCGCCGGTCGCGCCGCGGGCGTCCGCCCGCAAGACCTCGTCGGCGCCATCACGGGCGAGGCCGGGCTGACCGGCCGGCAGGTGGGCGACATCGACATCGCCGACCGATTCTCGCTCGTCGAAGTCCCTTCCGAACTGGCGGACTCCGTCATCGACGCCCTTCGAGGCAGCCGCATCAAGGGCCGCAGCGTCACCGTCCGACGCGAACGCAGCGACAACGAGTGA
- a CDS encoding hydroxypyruvate isomerase family protein, whose product MNTPQSPRDARSDGASRRDLLKVAGAVAVGLGGATRTAKARTMPLIKNGRIKQSLVHWCYEPYWKDADAFIKVAQDLGCTSVELAPPEMYPKLKAAGLDNAIAQIDMSPDPPFLRGFNDPKNWDKVIAATRTAIDACAEYGFKRVICFTGYSEGLSLEEGAANCVEGFKKIVGYAEQKGVTLCLEMLNTRAADHPMKGHPGYQGDHVDYCVDIIKRVGSPNLKLLFDFYHVQIMDGDLIRRLHELKDLVGHIHTAGNPGRGELDEKQEIYFPPLMHALLEIGYDGYVGHEFIPTRDPLEGLKQAVTLCDV is encoded by the coding sequence ATGAACACCCCGCAAAGCCCCCGCGACGCTCGATCGGACGGGGCCAGTCGCCGCGACCTCCTGAAGGTCGCCGGCGCGGTCGCCGTCGGACTCGGGGGCGCGACCCGAACCGCGAAGGCCAGGACCATGCCTCTCATCAAGAACGGCCGGATCAAGCAGTCGCTCGTCCACTGGTGTTACGAGCCCTACTGGAAGGACGCCGACGCCTTCATCAAGGTCGCCCAGGACCTCGGCTGCACGAGCGTCGAGCTGGCGCCGCCGGAGATGTACCCGAAGCTCAAGGCGGCCGGGCTCGACAACGCCATCGCCCAGATCGACATGAGCCCGGACCCGCCGTTCCTCCGGGGGTTCAACGACCCCAAGAACTGGGACAAGGTCATCGCCGCGACCCGGACCGCCATCGACGCCTGCGCCGAGTACGGCTTCAAGCGGGTCATCTGCTTCACCGGCTACTCCGAGGGCCTCTCGCTCGAGGAAGGGGCGGCCAACTGCGTCGAGGGCTTCAAGAAGATCGTCGGCTACGCCGAGCAGAAGGGCGTGACGCTCTGCCTGGAGATGCTCAACACCCGGGCCGCCGACCACCCGATGAAGGGGCACCCGGGATACCAGGGCGACCACGTCGACTACTGCGTGGACATCATCAAGCGGGTGGGCTCGCCCAACCTCAAGCTCCTGTTCGACTTCTATCACGTCCAGATCATGGACGGCGACCTGATCCGCCGGCTCCACGAACTGAAGGATCTGGTCGGCCATATCCACACCGCCGGCAACCCCGGCCGGGGCGAGCTGGACGAGAAGCAGGAGATCTACTTCCCGCCTCTCATGCACGCCCTTCTGGAAATCGGGTACGATGGTTACGTGGGACATGAATTCATCCCGACCCGCGACCCGCTCGAAGGCCTCAAGCAGGCCGTGACGCTCTGCGACGTCTGA
- a CDS encoding nucleoside hydrolase — translation MRRVWTTLIAGASLLAAAIPTSRADEPVGLIFDTDICGDVDDVLALGMIHALESRGECKLLAVTVSVDNPKAAPFVDLVNTFYGRGQVPVGVVGEGGAKEDGKYLPMVDQLDDGKPRYPHDLTTAPPATAVLRKALAARPDKSVVVAQVGFSTNLARLLETPGDEYSPLTGAELVRAKVKFLSLMAGSFQPIDGNAHYIEYNVIKDVPSCASLVEKWPTEMVFSGFEIGIALPYPATSIERDYGYVKHHPLAESYILYNPPPHNRPTWDLTSVLYAVHPDRGYFDVSRPVTVTIEKDGFSKHVDDANGRSRYLILRDEAQKARVLEALVQLSSQPPDHREGARQ, via the coding sequence ATGCGACGCGTCTGGACCACCTTGATCGCGGGAGCCTCGCTGCTCGCCGCCGCGATCCCCACGTCGAGGGCCGACGAGCCCGTCGGCTTGATCTTCGACACGGACATCTGCGGCGACGTCGACGACGTCCTGGCGCTGGGGATGATCCACGCCCTCGAATCGCGGGGCGAGTGCAAGCTGCTCGCGGTCACGGTCAGCGTCGACAACCCGAAGGCCGCCCCGTTCGTCGACCTGGTCAACACCTTCTACGGTCGCGGCCAGGTCCCGGTCGGCGTCGTCGGCGAAGGCGGGGCGAAGGAAGACGGCAAGTACCTGCCGATGGTCGACCAGCTCGACGACGGCAAGCCTCGATACCCCCACGACCTGACCACGGCCCCGCCGGCGACGGCCGTCCTCCGCAAGGCCCTGGCGGCCCGGCCCGACAAGTCGGTCGTCGTCGCCCAGGTCGGCTTTTCGACCAACCTGGCCCGGCTCCTGGAGACCCCCGGCGACGAATATTCGCCCCTCACCGGCGCCGAGCTGGTGCGGGCCAAGGTCAAGTTCCTGTCGCTCATGGCCGGCTCGTTCCAGCCCATCGACGGCAACGCCCACTACATCGAATACAACGTGATCAAGGACGTCCCGAGCTGCGCCAGCCTCGTGGAGAAGTGGCCGACCGAGATGGTCTTCAGCGGCTTCGAGATCGGCATCGCCCTCCCCTACCCCGCGACCAGCATCGAGCGCGATTACGGCTACGTGAAGCACCATCCGCTGGCCGAGTCCTACATCCTCTACAATCCGCCGCCGCACAACCGGCCGACCTGGGACCTGACCAGCGTCCTCTACGCGGTCCATCCCGACCGGGGCTACTTCGACGTCTCCAGGCCGGTCACCGTGACGATCGAGAAGGACGGCTTCTCGAAGCACGTCGACGACGCGAACGGCCGCAGCCGCTACCTGATCCTCCGCGACGAGGCCCAGAAGGCCCGCGTCCTGGAGGCGCTCGTCCAGCTCTCCAGCCAGCCCCCGGACCATCGCGAAGGAGCCCGGCAGTGA
- a CDS encoding sugar ABC transporter substrate-binding protein: MRTLRTLSTLAASLALAALVGCGGEPAEAPTTPSGSGSASPAPATPGKPRIALIMKSLANEFFAVMAEGAKTYQKEHADRFDLIVNGIKDERDIARQVSLVDEMIGQKVAAIVIAPADSKALVSACRRAQEAGIVVVNIDNKLDEAVLVEQGVKIPFVGPDNRAGARLAGDLLASKLKPGDPVAIVEGLKTAFNGQQRLLGFQDAAKAADLKIVDSQSAQWEIAQANRVASAMLSEHPEIKALMCCNDSMALGALAAVKAAGRSGQVQIIGYDGIAAVRTAIDEGAILATIDQHADQLAVFGLECALDVIDKKETPADRTTPVDLVVKK, encoded by the coding sequence GTGAGGACCCTCCGAACGCTCTCGACCCTCGCCGCATCCCTCGCCCTGGCCGCCCTCGTCGGCTGCGGCGGCGAACCCGCCGAGGCCCCGACCACGCCTTCGGGCTCGGGCTCGGCCTCGCCCGCCCCGGCGACGCCCGGCAAGCCTCGGATCGCGCTCATCATGAAGTCGCTGGCGAACGAGTTCTTCGCCGTCATGGCCGAGGGCGCCAAGACGTACCAGAAGGAGCACGCCGACCGCTTCGACCTGATCGTCAACGGCATCAAGGACGAGCGCGACATCGCCCGCCAGGTCTCGCTCGTCGACGAGATGATCGGCCAGAAGGTCGCCGCGATCGTCATCGCCCCGGCCGACTCCAAGGCCCTCGTCTCGGCCTGCCGGCGGGCCCAGGAGGCCGGGATCGTCGTCGTCAACATCGACAACAAGCTGGACGAGGCGGTGCTCGTCGAGCAAGGCGTCAAGATCCCGTTCGTCGGCCCCGACAACCGCGCGGGGGCCAGGCTGGCGGGCGACCTCCTGGCTTCAAAGCTCAAGCCGGGCGACCCCGTGGCGATCGTCGAGGGGCTCAAGACGGCGTTCAACGGCCAGCAGCGGCTCCTCGGCTTCCAGGACGCCGCGAAGGCCGCCGACCTCAAGATCGTCGACTCCCAGAGCGCCCAGTGGGAGATCGCCCAGGCGAATCGCGTGGCCTCGGCCATGCTCAGCGAGCACCCCGAGATCAAGGCCCTGATGTGCTGCAACGACAGCATGGCCCTGGGCGCGCTCGCGGCGGTCAAGGCCGCCGGGCGATCCGGCCAGGTCCAGATCATCGGCTACGACGGCATCGCCGCCGTGCGGACGGCGATCGACGAAGGGGCGATCCTCGCCACGATCGACCAGCACGCCGATCAGCTCGCCGTATTCGGCCTCGAGTGCGCGCTCGACGTGATCGACAAGAAGGAGACGCCCGCCGACCGCACGACGCCCGTCGACCTCGTGGTCAAGAAGTGA